The following nucleotide sequence is from Ensifer adhaerens.
GTTTGTTGTAAGTTCTGTTACAGTTCACAGCCCCGCATGTTTGGTTAACAAAATTTGAATGGCTGCGCGCAGGCGCCTGCGCTCCCCGTCAACTTCAAGGGGCGCGCATCAACATCGAGCGGATATCTGTGGTCGGAGCCGCCGTCGCGGCGCAGGACCGGCGCAGTTGCTAGCTCTGTGGACCGGGGTCCAGCGTCGCGCCGGGAATATAGAGCGCAATCGGCCGGATCTCGTAGATCGCGGTCGGATTGGAGCGGCGCAATTCGCGCGCGGCGTCAACTGCCGCGTCGATGGCCGGGAAGTCGACGACGTAGAGGCCGAGCAATTGCTCCTTGGTTTCGGCGAAGGGGCCATCGGTGACAATGCCTTCGCCCTTGCCCCTCAGCGTCACAGCACCTTCGGTAGGCCCGAGCCGTGCGGCCGGGCCAAAGGCCTTCTGCTGGACGAACCGGTCATGAACTTCAAGCAGGTCGGACATCAGCGCTGCGTCCTCCTCCTCGGTCCAGGATTCGACGACGCCTGCTGTATGGTAGGCCAAGATTGCGTAATACATGAACCGTCCTCCCGCGCGTATTCGTGTCAGGTTTTGCCGGCCGCATCAACGCCTCGTCGTGCGGACGGCGTCACCGAGCGTGCCACCGGAGTGGGG
It contains:
- a CDS encoding YciI family protein produces the protein MYYAILAYHTAGVVESWTEEEDAALMSDLLEVHDRFVQQKAFGPAARLGPTEGAVTLRGKGEGIVTDGPFAETKEQLLGLYVVDFPAIDAAVDAARELRRSNPTAIYEIRPIALYIPGATLDPGPQS